The Microcoleus sp. FACHB-831 genome includes a region encoding these proteins:
- a CDS encoding CHAT domain-containing protein encodes GQITAPGGQITIAGVETQNLVRISAPGNVLNLEIQPIATSTTAPNNWTSAIASLPQLLTGSGDIGNATKMKVTPDGNVVLSGSGLSVPKGDGIAIASGTIDASHTTPGKTGGSVGVVGEKVAIDAAAISATGSIGGGTILIGGEYQGKGTVPTASRTYVSKDSALVADAVASGNGGKVIVWADEVTGFYGNISAKGGNGAGDGGFVEVSGKDKLAFHGQVDTSAANGKLGTLLLDPKNVTIVATGGADDNQLDANIPNPNNLPGLILSGDGGAVDFTLSKPKVESQAGNVVIEATNDITIAPGVSLNFGGPGGSSLSSIEFKADADGDFAGSFSMDTTQSIVTDASPVKISGASVTVGSINTGFYGGVGAAITLNATNGNITAGNLSSSSTNSGAKGGDITLSATGNITAGNLNSFSATTNDSNGANGGAIALNAANGIITTGAINSYSSASNNSSGNGGAIALSAKNGITIQGNLNSRAEGYGFAGSGGEIKLITSNGSITAGDLTSSSSASNSYFGDSSSSTGGNIFTTSNGSITAGSIDSSSSSVSTSNSGNATSKNGGYISIQTIDSSITTASLNSSSSSSASGIGVSSSSGDGGAITLVGATKITINGDISSYSLGGDGNGGAIDLLAADDITITTGGAIPGIYSYSSGGTGKGGPIGVTGKNITITAELITATGQIGSGNIYLTGDEINFTGATSIEGSGTLGLQPFTPSQDINIAGTDSGSTAILDLTKTELDYFQPGFTSITIGRQDGTGIITLNPYNNFNVQVIIVGGSTLVGPNQDTTWNITSKDEGNITGFPKGLTYYSIENLTGGTLNDTFIFTFTPNISGKIDGGVGFDILNYSAHTTPVTVNLATGAVNIESVIGTQYSDTIIGANTNNNWNITGSNAGNVNGTLNFSSFENLTGGTLNDTFTFSAAASISGKIDGATGFDTLDYSAINTPVTVNLATGVLNNIESVIGTQYSDTLIGANTNNNWNITGINAGNVNGTLNFSSFENLIGGTLNDTFTFSSGAIANMVVDASLGNDAIIVNGPTTLTGNVSLSTGSDGGDINFKNTLDGSGSLKLAAGTGNINFGGAVGSNARLGELIIESAGNVTTGSITASSIAQKAGTGTTTFNGTLNTNAPGGINLNGTNFALNGSAIAPNLTVQATNNITTSNITANGGINLRSSGGDINTSAGKLDSSSKNGNGGAIALAAKNNVIAGNIDSHSDNGKGGKIELQSQTGVVESGNLTSTGTAAGGDIVVKAKVSINAGQLDASSRDGDAGNVFLDPDNDIDVKFINAQGGTAGKGGNVDIITQRFFRARETFTNGNCVNASICTSGGIGAGSIRISHGGSKITPFKVGDASINGTLGVISSGNNAIALQQSFLSSYTQGNIQILTDYSPTPQLNQIVTSFIQHNQSPQTEAQTSTPGVTIDRVAGGSTSVEATLAAVEGNFTNEFTQYLGLTTQNVSSGGTQDSQNSTQANNSGGESGQSKNSAEATLNDAVNTLRKAESSTGIKPALIYIVFQPETINQPSSTTTPQATVEKKKFLSTLEEQPLWQFNSQNLPVTNQYLAQAQTPNAPKPQPNDKLQLILVTASGKPILKTIPGATREQVMAMANKLRSTITKRDENNTSYLKPAEQLYKWTVGNLETELKDRKIGNLVFVLDSGLRSLPMAALHDGKGFLIERYSIGLMPSLSLVDTRYVDIKQAQVLGMGASKFNDAGQNPLPAAQEEVSLVTSQLWKGKSFMNEDFTLARLKSERSSTPFGIIHLATHGEFKAGKPGNSYIQLWDKKLGLDEMRQLGWNNPPVQLLVLSACRTALGDAEAELGFAGLAVQAGVQTAVASLWYVSDEGSLGLMTDFYRQLKKSPTKAEALRRAQLALLKGEVRLEGGKLHGSGENFSLPPELVQLGDKNLSHPYYWAAFTMIGSPW; translated from the coding sequence CCGGACAAATTACTGCACCCGGAGGACAGATAACCATAGCAGGCGTTGAAACTCAAAACTTAGTCCGCATCAGCGCACCGGGGAACGTACTGAATTTAGAAATACAACCAATAGCAACAAGCACCACTGCGCCGAATAATTGGACATCAGCGATCGCAAGTTTGCCACAATTGCTCACTGGTAGCGGCGATATTGGCAACGCAACAAAAATGAAAGTCACCCCTGACGGGAATGTTGTGTTGAGCGGTTCTGGATTAAGCGTACCAAAAGGTGACGGTATAGCGATCGCCAGCGGTACTATCGATGCATCCCACACAACACCAGGTAAGACAGGAGGAAGCGTTGGGGTAGTGGGAGAGAAAGTAGCTATCGACGCGGCTGCAATTAGTGCAACTGGAAGTATTGGCGGGGGGACTATATTAATTGGTGGAGAGTATCAAGGTAAAGGTACAGTACCCACAGCATCGCGCACGTATGTTAGTAAAGATTCAGCCTTAGTTGCAGATGCAGTTGCTAGTGGGAATGGGGGGAAAGTAATAGTTTGGGCGGATGAAGTTACGGGATTTTATGGAAATATTAGCGCCAAAGGTGGAAATGGTGCGGGTGATGGGGGATTTGTAGAAGTATCGGGTAAAGATAAATTAGCATTTCACGGGCAAGTAGATACAAGTGCGGCTAACGGGAAATTAGGGACGCTGCTGCTAGATCCGAAAAACGTCACAATTGTCGCTACAGGTGGTGCGGACGATAACCAACTTGATGCGAATATTCCTAATCCGAACAATCTACCGGGGTTGATTTTGTCTGGCGATGGGGGTGCAGTAGATTTTACCCTCTCGAAGCCAAAAGTAGAAAGTCAAGCGGGTAATGTGGTTATCGAGGCGACTAACGATATCACTATTGCTCCGGGTGTGTCGCTGAATTTTGGGGGTCCGGGTGGGTCGTCGCTTTCGTCGATTGAGTTTAAAGCGGATGCTGATGGGGATTTTGCTGGCTCTTTTTCGATGGATACAACGCAATCGATAGTAACTGACGCGAGTCCCGTAAAGATATCGGGAGCAAGTGTCACGGTTGGAAGCATAAATACTGGATTTTATGGTGGCGTGGGCGCTGCAATTACCCTGAATGCTACCAATGGCAACATCACAGCAGGCAATCTCAGCTCTAGCTCAACTAACTCTGGTGCCAAGGGGGGAGACATCACCCTAAGTGCTACTGGCAACATCACAGCGGGCAATCTAAACTCATTTTCTGCGACTACCAACGATTCTAATGGTGCGAATGGGGGAGCGATCGCGTTAAATGCTGCTAATGGCATAATTACAACGGGCGCAATAAATTCTTACTCTAGCGCCAGCAATAACAGTAGTGGAAATGGGGGAGCGATCGCGCTAAGCGCTAAGAATGGTATTACCATCCAAGGCAACCTAAACTCGCGCGCTGAGGGTTATGGCTTTGCGGGTTCTGGGGGAGAGATTAAACTCATTACCAGCAACGGTAGCATCACCGCGGGCGATTTAACTTCTTCCTCTTCTGCTAGTAATAGTTATTTTGGTGACTCTTCTAGTAGTACGGGTGGAAATATTTTCACTACTAGCAATGGCAGTATCACGGCGGGTTCTATAGACTCTTCTTCTTCTAGTGTTTCTACCAGTAATTCGGGTAATGCTACATCAAAAAATGGTGGCTATATCAGCATCCAGACCATCGATAGTAGCATCACCACAGCTTCTTTAAACTCCTCTTCCTCCTCTTCTGCTAGTGGTATAGGTGTTTCTTCTTCTTCTGGGGATGGAGGAGCGATCACTTTGGTTGGCGCGACTAAAATCACCATCAATGGCGATATATCCTCCTACTCTTTGGGGGGTGATGGTAATGGGGGAGCGATCGATCTGCTTGCTGCCGATGACATCACCATTACAACAGGCGGCGCAATACCAGGTATATACTCATACTCATCTGGCGGTACTGGCAAGGGAGGCCCGATTGGTGTTACTGGCAAAAACATTACCATTACCGCAGAACTCATTACCGCAACGGGGCAGATAGGTAGCGGGAATATTTACCTGACTGGTGACGAAATTAACTTTACAGGCGCTACTAGCATTGAAGGCAGTGGCACGCTTGGGCTTCAGCCTTTCACACCCAGCCAAGATATTAACATTGCTGGAACTGATAGCGGCAGCACCGCCATACTCGATCTAACAAAGACAGAACTTGACTATTTCCAACCAGGCTTTACTTCCATCACCATTGGCAGGCAAGACGGGACAGGCATCATTACCCTCAATCCCTACAACAACTTCAACGTTCAGGTCATCATTGTGGGTGGCTCAACCCTAGTTGGCCCCAACCAGGATACCACCTGGAACATCACTAGCAAAGATGAGGGCAACATCACCGGCTTCCCCAAGGGCTTAACCTACTACTCAATTGAAAACCTGACTGGCGGTACGCTCAACGACACATTCATCTTCACCTTCACCCCAAATATCAGTGGCAAAATCGACGGCGGGGTTGGCTTTGACATACTAAATTATTCCGCGCATACCACCCCCGTCACAGTTAATCTGGCGACAGGTGCGGTCAATATTGAAAGCGTAATTGGCACTCAATACAGCGACACTATAATTGGCGCGAATACAAACAACAACTGGAACATTACAGGAAGCAATGCCGGGAATGTAAACGGAACGCTAAACTTCTCCTCCTTCGAGAACCTGACTGGCGGTACGCTCAACGATACATTCACATTCAGCGCCGCTGCTTCCATCAGCGGCAAAATAGACGGCGCTACCGGCTTCGACACTTTAGACTACTCCGCTATCAACACCCCAGTCACAGTAAATCTAGCAACAGGTGTCCTAAACAATATTGAAAGTGTAATTGGCACTCAATACAGCGACACTCTAATTGGCGCGAATACAAACAACAACTGGAACATTACAGGAATCAATGCTGGCAATGTCAACGGAACGCTAAACTTCTCCTCCTTCGAGAACCTAATCGGCGGCACGCTCAACGATACATTCACATTCAGCAGCGGCGCGATCGCCAACATGGTAGTAGATGCCAGTTTAGGGAACGATGCAATTATAGTTAACGGCCCGACAACTCTAACTGGTAATGTCTCCCTCAGCACTGGCTCGGATGGAGGCGACATCAACTTTAAGAATACCCTTGATGGCAGTGGCTCTCTGAAGCTAGCCGCAGGTACAGGTAATATCAACTTTGGTGGTGCAGTTGGTAGCAACGCTAGACTCGGAGAGCTAATAATAGAGAGCGCTGGCAATGTTACAACCGGATCTATTACTGCTAGCAGCATCGCCCAAAAAGCAGGAACAGGAACCACTACTTTCAACGGAACTCTCAATACCAATGCACCAGGCGGAATTAACCTCAATGGTACTAATTTTGCTTTAAATGGCTCAGCTATTGCTCCTAATCTTACAGTTCAAGCCACCAACAACATTACTACTAGCAACATCACAGCGAATGGAGGAATTAATCTGCGTAGTAGTGGTGGTGATATTAACACGAGCGCAGGCAAACTAGACTCTAGTTCTAAAAATGGAAATGGAGGCGCGATCGCACTTGCTGCCAAAAATAACGTCATTGCAGGTAATATCGACTCTCATTCAGACAATGGTAAGGGTGGAAAAATTGAACTACAAAGTCAAACAGGAGTCGTCGAAAGCGGCAATCTAACATCAACAGGAACCGCAGCAGGTGGTGATATTGTTGTTAAAGCGAAAGTTAGTATTAACGCTGGACAGCTAGACGCTAGTTCTAGAGATGGAGATGCTGGCAACGTCTTCCTAGATCCCGACAATGATATTGATGTTAAGTTTATAAATGCCCAAGGCGGAACGGCGGGTAAGGGGGGAAATGTTGATATTATTACCCAGCGATTCTTCAGAGCCAGAGAGACTTTTACCAATGGAAATTGTGTAAATGCAAGTATTTGCACGTCTGGCGGAATAGGCGCGGGTTCAATAAGAATAAGTCACGGAGGTAGCAAGATTACACCCTTTAAAGTGGGAGATGCCAGTATAAACGGAACCTTGGGTGTTATTAGCAGTGGAAATAATGCGATCGCATTACAACAATCGTTTTTAAGCAGCTATACGCAGGGCAATATTCAGATCCTTACGGATTACTCACCAACACCGCAACTGAATCAAATTGTCACATCTTTTATTCAGCACAATCAATCCCCACAAACAGAGGCACAGACATCTACTCCCGGAGTGACAATCGATCGGGTTGCTGGCGGTTCTACCTCGGTTGAAGCAACTTTGGCTGCTGTTGAAGGTAACTTCACAAACGAGTTTACACAATATCTGGGTTTAACTACTCAGAACGTATCTTCTGGGGGAACTCAAGATAGCCAAAATTCAACTCAAGCTAATAATTCTGGAGGAGAGTCTGGGCAATCTAAAAATAGTGCCGAAGCAACATTGAATGATGCTGTTAATACATTGCGTAAAGCAGAATCATCAACAGGCATTAAACCCGCGCTGATTTATATAGTTTTTCAACCAGAAACAATTAATCAGCCAAGTTCAACAACCACACCGCAAGCAACAGTAGAAAAGAAAAAATTCCTTTCTACCCTTGAAGAACAACCTTTATGGCAGTTCAATTCACAAAATCTTCCCGTAACTAACCAATACCTAGCTCAAGCTCAAACTCCAAACGCTCCCAAGCCGCAACCAAACGACAAACTGCAACTCATCCTAGTAACAGCATCCGGAAAACCAATTCTCAAAACCATTCCCGGAGCAACGCGCGAACAGGTGATGGCAATGGCAAATAAATTGCGGAGTACAATTACCAAGCGCGACGAGAACAATACTAGCTATTTAAAACCTGCCGAACAACTTTATAAATGGACTGTTGGCAATCTAGAAACAGAGCTAAAAGATAGAAAAATCGGCAACCTAGTATTTGTCTTAGATTCCGGATTGCGATCGCTACCGATGGCTGCTCTCCACGATGGTAAAGGTTTTCTCATCGAACGCTACAGTATCGGCCTCATGCCCAGTCTTAGCTTAGTCGATACTCGTTATGTTGACATCAAGCAAGCTCAAGTTTTAGGAATGGGTGCGTCTAAATTTAACGACGCTGGCCAAAACCCCTTACCCGCAGCACAAGAAGAAGTATCTCTTGTCACCAGTCAATTGTGGAAGGGTAAATCTTTTATGAACGAAGATTTTACTTTAGCTAGGCTGAAATCAGAACGCTCTTCAACCCCATTTGGCATTATTCACCTAGCAACGCATGGCGAATTTAAAGCTGGTAAACCGGGTAACTCTTACATCCAATTGTGGGATAAGAAGTTAGGACTAGATGAAATGCGACAGCTAGGTTGGAATAACCCGCCAGTGCAGTTATTAGTGCTGAGTGCTTGTCGTACAGCATTGGGAGATGCGGAAGCAGAGTTGGGATTTGCCGGGTTAGCCGTCCAAGCGGGCGTTCAAACAGCAGTGGCCAGTCTTTGGTACGTCAGCGATGAAGGTAGTTTGGGTTTGATGACTGATTTTTATCGCCAACTGAAGAAGTCGCCTACTAAAGCTGAGGCGTTGAGACGTGCCCAACTTGCTTTGCTTAAAGGAGAAGTACGATTGGAGGGGGGAAAATTACATGGTAGTGGAGAGAATTTTTCTTTGCCCCCAGAACTTGTACAGTTGGGAGATAAAAATCTATCCCATCCTTATTATTGGGCAGCTTTTACGATGATTGGCAGTCCTTGGTAG